AATAAATATATCAGTGAAAGCGGCATCTGTTCGCGTCGCGAGGCGGACCGTTTTATCGAACAGGGCAATGTCTTTATCAACGGCAAACGCGCCGCCATTGGCGATCAGGTAGTCGCAGGGGATATTGTTAAAGTAAATGGTCGGTTGATTGAGCCGCGAGAAGCGGATGATTTAGTGCTGATTGCGCTGAATAAACCGGTTGGCATTGTCAGTACCACTGAAGACGGCGAACGCGACAATATTGTCGATTTTGTGAACCACAGCAAACGTATCTTCCCGATTGGTCGTCTGGATAAAGACTCGCAGGGGCTGATATTTCTGACTAACCACGGCGATCTGGTCAATAAGATTCTGCGTGCCGGTAACGATCACGAAAAAGAGTATCTGGTGACGGTGGATAAACCGATTACCGACGAGTTTATTCGTGGTATGGGCGCTGGCGTGCCGATTCTGGGTACCGTCACCAAAAAATGTAAGGTGAAAAAAGAGGCGCCGTTTGTCTTTCGCATTACCCTGGTGCAGGGATTAAACCGTCAGATCCGTCGTATGTGTGAATACTTTGGTTATGAAGTGACGAAACTGGAGCGTACGCGCATTATGAACGTCAGCCTGAGCGGGATTCCGCTGGGCGAGTGGCGCGATCTGACGGACGATGAGCTGATCGATCTGTTTAAATTGATTGAGCGTTCCTCTTCCGAAGCCAAACCAAAGGCCAAAGCGAAGCCGAAGACCACGGGTATTAAGCGACCGGTCGTGGCGATCGAAAAAAGCAATGAGAAAGCGCGCCCGACATCAAGCGGTAAGCGCTTTACCTCGCCGGGACGAAAGAAGAAAGGACGTTAACGTCTGCCGCGCGTCGGCGTATTCGCCGACCAGGAGAATGACGCTTCCGTATCGGGTTTATACGCCTGCTTCTTCTTCAACTGGCGGGCTTTTTTCGCTTCAGCCTCACGCAGCGCCATCAGCTTATCGATGTACTCCTTTTTTACGCTGTTGGTCTCAGAATTGGTCAGCGGACGACCGTGTGCAATACGGGCGCGGTCCAGCAACGTTTTCAGTTCGCGCTGTTCGCGCTCGGTCATCTCTTTTTGGGTAATGCGGGGGAGTGCCATACGGGTGCCCTCAGTTAGCCGATGCATTTAGTCTACGGCAATACGCAACGGGCGGATAGCGTGTAAGCCGGGTAAGCTTGCGCCACCCGGCAATATTTTAATTTACCTTTGCCGTTTCGCCCGATTTTTCAACAATCGGTTTCCCGGACCAGTAACCAGCCAGTAGTGACCCTGAAAGGTTGTGCCACACTGAGAACAGCGCGCCAGGCAGCGCTGCGAGCGGGCCAAAGTAGATTTTACCCAATGCAGCAGCAAGACCAGAGTTCTGCATCCCGACTTCGATCGCCAGCGTTCGACAGGTTGACTCATCAAAACCGAACAGACGTCCACCCCAGTAGCCGCCAAGCAGGCCAAGGGTGTTATGCAGGATCACCGCGATGATCACCATAAAGCCGACGGAGGCGATATGTGAAGCTGAACCCGCGACCACCGCGCTGATGATTGCCAAAATGCACACCATCGAGAATGCTGGCAGATAAGGTTTTACCACTTTCACTACGCGCGGAAACAGATGGTGAATCACCAACCCCAGCGTGATTGGAATGACCACAATCTGTAGAATGCTCAGCAGCATACCCATCACGTCGACTTGAATATGGGCATCGACGTACAGGCGCGTGAGTAGTGGTGTGGCGACCACGCCGACCAGCGTGGAGACCGATGAAATGGTGACTGAGAGCGCGACGTCTCCCTTCGCCAGATAGATCATTACGTTAGAGGCGGTGCCGCTGGCTACGCTACCGACCAGTACCATCCCGGCGGACAGATCTGGCGGCATCTTAAACAGCAACGCCAGCAGCCATGCCGCGAGCGGCATTACCAGATAGTGCAGGAATATCCCTGCGGCGACAGGGGCTGGTCGGGAGAGCACGCGTTTAAAGTCGTCAACGTTAAGATGGACCCCCATACCGAACATAATCAACATCAGTAGTGTCGCGACCCACGGCCCAACAGGAGTAAAGGTGGATGGTGTGTAATACGCAGTGAGAGAGAGCAGCAGCGCCCATAACGGGAACAGCCGGGTAATGACGGCGAGCATGTTGTTTTCCTTGCAAGTATGTTGTGTTTGTTATCAACGGGTCAGGATCGAGCCAGACCATAGTTATTGTTTATCGCGTGAAGGAAGATTATTCAAACAAATTACGCTCATGATCCAGTGTGGGCACGTGGCAGGCTGGATGACGCGCCTGCGTCGCCATCCGGCAACGTATCGCCCGATGGCGCTTACGCTACCGTATTAGAAATATATAGAGGTTCTGGTGGCGTAAAGAAAAGCGCCGGCATTGAAGAGAAGGAAGCTTTAACGCAGTGATAACTTATATTGTTTCACTTTGCTTTGGATTGTGTTTTTTAAACTAAAGTAAGGCACCCAGGGCAATGCTGTGTTCCAGGGGCGAGGGGAACCATGAAAACAGACTATGCTTGCTCCGTCAGGTAATTTTCCATTACCTGTCCCATCGTATAGTTCAGGGTTAAAACCAATCATTTTTGGTGTTGCTATATTAGCTTTGTAACTAATAATTCTTCCGGGTAAGATGTTTTGCCATCTTTCAGCATCTTGACATATTCTGCCGATAAATCCTTGATCGCCATGATAGGGTGGGGTTCTTATGGCATTGATTTCCTTTTCAGGATTTTTCATAAATTCATCCCACACATTTTTTTTTGCGGGTGCAGGAATAAACATAATACCTGTTGCTGGCGCAACTGAAGCACCATGCTGAGAAAAGTCATTAAGTAATGTTATTTTTTTCATAGTTGTCAGAGGAGTAATATCTCCCACAATAACGCTATCTATATCAATATAGAGAATATCCTCATTACCAAGAACAGGATGCAGTGGATTGAAAAGTTCTAGTTTTGCCCACCATCCTGGCCAATCATACAAAAGAGGCGCTGTATTTACCCCTTTTATCTTTAGCGCATCTGTTAAACAAACAGAATCATAACCTTTGAGCTGCTTATGTAACCATTGAGCATGTTTTGTGGTGAAGTCTTTGCTTTGTCTGAGCACAGAAACAATAATCATTATATTCCCCGGTGAATATTAGGTGATTTTAGCCATGTTCCACTATATTTAATGTGCTTTATATTGCAACAAAATTAGTGTTCATATGGTTATCGAAGTTTTATTACATTCAAGATGTGAATGTAATTTATTTGTTTATAATGTTATTAATATATGTAATGTAAGTTGATAAATGTTTTAATGATTGTTTTGTCTTTTATATTTTCATGGGGATATATAAAATAAGAGTTGGGATGGGAGTGATCTTATTTCCCCTTTTTACTGCTCCCAGCTCTATATCAATTCCAAATTTGGAATTTAGCTTGCGATTAATCCATAATCCAGTTTTTTTCTGTTTTTTTGAACCATAGATATACATCTCATTTGCCAGACGCCACCAAAATAAAAAAATTACGACGGCGATTGTTATTGGCCTGCATAAGTAATCGATATAATAAAAATTCATTACTGCGAATAATCTCATGTCGCCAGTATTCCCGTAATCCATTTCCTTTTTTAGATATGGAAAATAATAAGCAATGTAAGAGTTTGATTTTTTCTTCCTCCAATGAAGAAAGCTATCTTGTTAAATAAGTGTTATTATCGTAGGGGGTTCACGTATCAATTGGTAAAAATACTATAAGATGGTTTTTTATAATACTTCATTTGCTATGCAAACTGAACATTTGATGCTAACAAATAATAAAGGGTATTATTTTAATTCAACACCGCCGGGCTTTATACCCGGCGAGAGATTCAACAATCGTATTGCCAGCTACTGACTAAGGCATAAAGGTGGCTGGGGGAGTAGCGCCAGCTATCGTTTAGTCCGAGAAATTCAGCGCAAAACTCGCTGCAAAACAGTCTATCTTTGCGCTCCCGGTTATACAGCGCGATACCGAGCGCGCCCTGCCAGTCATAGCGTTTGCCGTTATGTTTGCGGAAAAAGACTTCCACTTCCGGCAACGTGGCCTTTAACGGTAGCTTATCCCACTTATCGTCCGGTAACGGTATTATCTTTCCCCGCACGCCGCGATCGCGAAACGACGCGGAGTAGCAGAGGTATTCATTACCGCCGTGCGCCACCGCCAGTTCACAGTGAGAGTAGATACCGCGCGTGACTTTGCGCGTGAGCCAGTCGGCAAACCTGGCGATGCCGCGATGCTCCGATCGCCCCTTATAGCAGGCGAGCCAGACGGTGGTTTGACTCATGGTTGCCAGCCTGTGGAGTAGTCGTAATCCAGCACCGCTTCGATATCCTCCAGCGCCTCCACCGCCGCAATATGCCGCTGCGCGTTGGCAAACAGGCGCATATCGTGATCCATAGTGACGGTTTCAAACTGCGCGGCGATGTCGTTGGTCAGTTCAATCAAACCGTTATTTTTGGCCTGCCACATTAACCCTGCCGGAATCTGCTGTGCCTGACCCATTCTGGTGAGTGACATTTGCTGAATACGGCTGTTAGCATCGCTGTGGAAATGGTTGCCGTCGATAACGATATAATCGGCGGTAACATCATCACGGTGAGCTTTGATTGCCTGTATAACTTGTGCTTTTACACTTTCAAGTGCTGAGACAAATAACGCTTCGTCATATACCCACTCGTTTCCCTGTAATCGGTAAAATTTTCCGGGTGGCGGTGTAGTAATAAATTCAAGAGGGTTAAGGCACACCCAACAATTTTTATCTCTTAGTCGCCACTGCTCATCATCTATAGAAATTACTGAGTCAGGTAACACTACGTTTAATGAAGAAGTATCAATCCAGTCTATAACCTCAAAGGTTGCCGGATGGTAATATGCATATTGAGTCATATATTCACCATGAGATTTTTACAAAACCGCTAGAACCGCGTCCACCAGCGTATCCTGATAAGGCTATATTTAAGCTGTTAACCGACGCTCCACCACCACCTCCAGCTCCGTAGCCACTCGCATTGCTTCCGTTAGATAAAACTGCGCCAGTTCCTCCTTTCCCAAAGAAAGTAGTTTCAGCATTACCACCTGATATAGAGTCCAACTGGTTAAAACCGCTTAAAGGTATTCTTGACTGAACAATGCCTCCCGCTCCTCCTGCCCCCCCGTTGGCGACAACATCTATAAAAATTGAGTTTCCACCGTTGATCCCAGAATTCCCAGCCTGTCCTACTTGCACCACGTTTCCAGTAGGGTTGCTATTAGGTAATACACCACCAGCCCCACTAGCGCCCCCAGCCCCCACGGTTACTGGATAATTATTTCCCGCAATAACGGGGACAATAGCAATCTCTGGCTCTCCACTTTTGCCAGCATTACCACCTGAACAATAGAGAAGACCATCTGTATTACTCGTATGCCCTCCACCTCCACCACCTCCACCGCCTCCTAACATTTCCACAAAGACCTGAGTCACCCCATCAGGTACCGTAAACGTACCGTTAGCCGTAAAAAACTGATAATGGGAATGATTAGCCGGAGCCGCTGCGCTCGCCTTGTCATACGCCGCCTTTACCGCGCTCGGCGTCGCCGCCTCCGTCGTACTGGTGCTGTCGGTGGCGTTATTAAGCTTCACGATCCCTTTTTGCGTCAGCGTACCGTCCGGGGCGCCGGTGATCTGCCCCCAAGCGTGTGTATGCCTAGCCGGAGCCGCCGCACTCGCCTTATCCATCGCCGCCTTGACCGCACTGGGCGTTGCCGCTTCGGTGGTGCTGGTGCTATCGGTGGCGTTATTAAGCTTCACAATCCCTTTTTGCGCCAGCGTGCCGTCCGGGACGCCGGTAACCTGGTTCCAGACGTGAGTATGGTTCGCCGGAGCTGCCGCATTCGCCTTATCCATCGCCGCCTTTACCGCGCTCGGCGTTGCCGCTTCCGTTGTGCTGGTGCTGTCCGTCGCACTGTTAAGCTTAACAATCCCCTTTTGCGTCAGCGTACCGTCCGGAACGCCGGTAATCTGGTTCCAGGTATGCGTGTGATTACGCGCTTCCGCCATCGCCGCTTTTACCGCCTTTGGCGTAGCCGCTTTGGTTTCGTCATCGCTGTCGGTGGCGTTACTGAGCTGCGTAAAGCCTTTCTGCGTTAATGTCGCATCCGGGTGATTTGTCGAATGTTCATGCTCGTCCAGCCGGGTATCCACATAGTCGCGCGTCGCCAGCACGATGCTCGGATCGACCGTCAGCGTCACCGCCGTGGTGTTGGAGACTTCCATAATCAGGCGGATACAAACCTGCTTGCCACAGCCGCCCGGCAGCAGCGGTTTGTACGACTCAGGGAATTTGCCGATGGCGATCAGCTCGCCCTCGTCGTCGAACACGCCCACTTCACGCACATACCAGCCGCCAACGTCCTCCGGCAGCACCAGTTCGGCAATCAGCCAGTTGGGATTATTCGGCGCAACCGTCAGCGTATTCATCTCGCCGCGCCAGACTTCGTGGCGTAATTTGGTCTGGCTGGCGATCGGTTCATAATATTGCCCACCACCGTCGCCAACCGCCATCTTTTGCAGATGTAGCTGTTTTTTATCCGCAAGGGCGCTGGCGATTTTCGCCATTCCCCTGTCGGTCAGGAGGGTATAAAACTCATTATCCATAATTACTCCGGGTAAATAGATGTAATTTCAAGGCTCCATTGCCCTGTACCGAAATAGATCGGTTTAGTTTGTTGAACTTCCAGAACCTGGAAGGGTAAGACGGTCGTTATTTCTCCACCGTAAAGCGCGCTGCCAATAACAGGAATAGCGCTTTGGTTAATTATCCAGACAATTAACGCTTCCAGTTTTGAACGCACGTTCTTATATTCATGAATAAGATCGACCAGATTATTAAACAGATTTTCATCCATGCCCTGGTTGATTAGCTTAATTTCAACCTTGAAGAAATAAGCCTTACCGCCATACTCAAACCATTCGGAAATCGTGCCGGGTAAGGATAATATTTCCAGTACGCGGCGAACGGCCCAGGGGGTTCCTTTATATTTATGCAGTTCAATCGCCTGCTTAATTAACTCTCGTTTCTCCTGTTCATTGGCAGCAAATAGCCAGCCTTCGAGCCCCTGTACATGAAACTGTTCGGCCAACGAGGGCAATGCCGAGGCATCAACGATATCCACCAGATAGACCAGCAACGCCGTCAGGTCGATTTGCGCGAAACGTTCGGCGGCAATGTTCGCCAGAATTGAGAAACGTTCGTCGCTGGCCAGCGGCGGCGGCAGAAGCAGTTTATCCATCGCTGACTCCGGCAATCGTCACGTCAATAGCCGTACATTCCGCCCATTCGTGCGCCTGCAATACCTTTTTCGCGGGCATATCCAGCGCGACGTCGTAAACGCCATCCACTTGTAGCACTTTAATTATCTGGTTTGGCACAATGTCCTGGCCCAGCCGGGTCTGGCGCGAGCGCGTCCATGTATTAATCGCTTCACGCGCGGCGGCAAGCGTCGTCTCCTGATCGGCGGTGGTAAACAGCGTCAGCCGGGCGCTGATCTGATAAGCCACGCGCGGAGAACATTTAGCGCTCACCTTATCGGTTAGCGGGCGCTTTTTCTCTTTGCTCACCTCCCGTTCGATCTGGGCAAGAAGCTCCGGCCCCGGCAGACCGTTCAGGGTCAGCGGATAGAGTTCCACGCAGCCTTCCGCCAGCCCTTCATCCGGCCCCAGTACCGCCACGTCGATAATCGACTGGCTGACCGAGAGCGTATGGAAGCGATAGGCGCCATAGCTGCCCGCGTTGCTGAAACTTTCCGGCGCTAGCTGGATGCGTTTACGTAGCGCGTCGTCGTTCTCTTCGCCGCAGCCGCCACTTGAGGCCGTCAGATTGGTGACGCTGATATCGTAATTGCCCACGCGGTCTACCAGCGCGCTGATTTGCGCAGGCTGCCAGTTGTTGCCGGGTTCACCGGTCACTACACAGGTTGCAGTTACCGCAACGCTCAGGCTGCCCGCAGGCAACAGAACATCTTCGTCGGTGGCGAACATCACGCTATCCGACGCGCTGGCGCGGGTACCCTGTGGAATCACCAGGTTACTTTTAGCCGCTTGAGTAACAGAAAACTGCAGCGTGGTTTTTGCCGCCTGAGCGGGCAGACGGTGAACGCCAACCAGCTCGCCTAAATAATCCAGCATCGGCGCACGGGAATACGCGACCAGGTTTTGCTTCGCTGCCTCCTGGATGGCGATGCGGACAAGGTTTTCACGATAAGCAAACAGGTCAATGAGCAGCCGCTCAGCCTGCGCCGGGTAGAGTTTTTTACCGCTGGCTTCTTCATATTGCGCAATCATCTCGCTGGTGATTTGCGCGGGGTCGCGGTCAATAAAGTCGGGTTCGGCTATCGCCATAACACCTCCGTTGAGTTAATTACGCCGTCTGCGGCGCGCCATTGCACGCGTAACGTCAGGTGTTCGCCGTCAATCGTCGGCGTCACCTTCAGCAACCGGCAGCGAGGTTCC
This DNA window, taken from Salmonella enterica subsp. enterica serovar Typhimurium str. LT2, encodes the following:
- a CDS encoding putative Na+-dependent transporter, yielding MLAVITRLFPLWALLLSLTAYYTPSTFTPVGPWVATLLMLIMFGMGVHLNVDDFKRVLSRPAPVAAGIFLHYLVMPLAAWLLALLFKMPPDLSAGMVLVGSVASGTASNVMIYLAKGDVALSVTISSVSTLVGVVATPLLTRLYVDAHIQVDVMGMLLSILQIVVIPITLGLVIHHLFPRVVKVVKPYLPAFSMVCILAIISAVVAGSASHIASVGFMVIIAVILHNTLGLLGGYWGGRLFGFDESTCRTLAIEVGMQNSGLAAALGKIYFGPLAALPGALFSVWHNLSGSLLAGYWSGKPIVEKSGETAKVN
- the yjbC gene encoding putative pseudouridine synthase (similar to E. coli orf, hypothetical protein (AAC76992.1); Blastp hit to AAC76992.1 (290 aa), 90% identity in aa 1 - 290); this translates as MLTDTSTRLNKYISESGICSRREADRFIEQGNVFINGKRAAIGDQVVAGDIVKVNGRLIEPREADDLVLIALNKPVGIVSTTEDGERDNIVDFVNHSKRIFPIGRLDKDSQGLIFLTNHGDLVNKILRAGNDHEKEYLVTVDKPITDEFIRGMGAGVPILGTVTKKCKVKKEAPFVFRITLVQGLNRQIRRMCEYFGYEVTKLERTRIMNVSLSGIPLGEWRDLTDDELIDLFKLIERSSSEAKPKAKAKPKTTGIKRPVVAIEKSNEKARPTSSGKRFTSPGRKKKGR
- a CDS encoding putative phage tail fiber protein H (similar to E. coli putative membrane protein (AAC74454.1); Blastp hit to AAC74454.1 (1122 aa), 31% identity in aa 312 - 498, 33% identity in aa 426 - 547, 22% identity in aa 233 - 444, 30% identity in aa 132 - 266, 23-1073758628dentity in aa 170 - 398, 21% identity in aa 178 - 417, 24-1073758654dentity in aa 111 - 354, 23% identity in aa 950 - 1104, 20% identity in aa 1015 - 1106), translating into MDNEFYTLLTDRGMAKIASALADKKQLHLQKMAVGDGGGQYYEPIASQTKLRHEVWRGEMNTLTVAPNNPNWLIAELVLPEDVGGWYVREVGVFDDEGELIAIGKFPESYKPLLPGGCGKQVCIRLIMEVSNTTAVTLTVDPSIVLATRDYVDTRLDEHEHSTNHPDATLTQKGFTQLSNATDSDDETKAATPKAVKAAMAEARNHTHTWNQITGVPDGTLTQKGIVKLNSATDSTSTTEAATPSAVKAAMDKANAAAPANHTHVWNQVTGVPDGTLAQKGIVKLNNATDSTSTTEAATPSAVKAAMDKASAAAPARHTHAWGQITGAPDGTLTQKGIVKLNNATDSTSTTEAATPSAVKAAYDKASAAAPANHSHYQFFTANGTFTVPDGVTQVFVEMLGGGGGGGGGGHTSNTDGLLYCSGGNAGKSGEPEIAIVPVIAGNNYPVTVGAGGASGAGGVLPNSNPTGNVVQVGQAGNSGINGGNSIFIDVVANGGAGGAGGIVQSRIPLSGFNQLDSISGGNAETTFFGKGGTGAVLSNGSNASGYGAGGGGGASVNSLNIALSGYAGGRGSSGFVKISW
- a CDS encoding putative phage baseplate protein, which produces MAIAEPDFIDRDPAQITSEMIAQYEEASGKKLYPAQAERLLIDLFAYRENLVRIAIQEAAKQNLVAYSRAPMLDYLGELVGVHRLPAQAAKTTLQFSVTQAAKSNLVIPQGTRASASDSVMFATDEDVLLPAGSLSVAVTATCVVTGEPGNNWQPAQISALVDRVGNYDISVTNLTASSGGCGEENDDALRKRIQLAPESFSNAGSYGAYRFHTLSVSQSIIDVAVLGPDEGLAEGCVELYPLTLNGLPGPELLAQIEREVSKEKKRPLTDKVSAKCSPRVAYQISARLTLFTTADQETTLAAAREAINTWTRSRQTRLGQDIVPNQIIKVLQVDGVYDVALDMPAKKVLQAHEWAECTAIDVTIAGVSDG
- the yjbD gene encoding putative cytoplasmic protein (similar to E. coli orf, hypothetical protein (AAC76993.1); Blastp hit to AAC76993.1 (90 aa), 92% identity in aa 1 - 90), producing the protein MALPRITQKEMTEREQRELKTLLDRARIAHGRPLTNSETNSVKKEYIDKLMALREAEAKKARQLKKKQAYKPDTEASFSWSANTPTRGRR
- a CDS encoding putative cytoplasmic protein; translation: MIIVSVLRQSKDFTTKHAQWLHKQLKGYDSVCLTDALKIKGVNTAPLLYDWPGWWAKLELFNPLHPVLGNEDILYIDIDSVIVGDITPLTTMKKITLLNDFSQHGASVAPATGIMFIPAPAKKNVWDEFMKNPEKEINAIRTPPYHGDQGFIGRICQDAERWQNILPGRIISYKANIATPKMIGFNPELYDGTGNGKLPDGASIVCFHGSPRPWNTALPWVPYFSLKNTIQSKVKQYKLSLR
- a CDS encoding putative cytoplasmic protein — its product is MTQYAYYHPATFEVIDWIDTSSLNVVLPDSVISIDDEQWRLRDKNCWVCLNPLEFITTPPPGKFYRLQGNEWVYDEALFVSALESVKAQVIQAIKAHRDDVTADYIVIDGNHFHSDANSRIQQMSLTRMGQAQQIPAGLMWQAKNNGLIELTNDIAAQFETVTMDHDMRLFANAQRHIAAVEALEDIEAVLDYDYSTGWQP
- a CDS encoding putative cytoplasmic protein, whose product is MSQTTVWLACYKGRSEHRGIARFADWLTRKVTRGIYSHCELAVAHGGNEYLCYSASFRDRGVRGKIIPLPDDKWDKLPLKATLPEVEVFFRKHNGKRYDWQGALGIALYNRERKDRLFCSEFCAEFLGLNDSWRYSPSHLYALVSSWQYDC
- a CDS encoding putative inner membrane protein, with amino-acid sequence MDYGNTGDMRLFAVMNFYYIDYLCRPITIAVVIFLFWWRLANEMYIYGSKKQKKTGLWINRKLNSKFGIDIELGAVKRGNKITPIPTLILYIPMKI
- a CDS encoding putative phage tail protein is translated as MDKLLLPPPLASDERFSILANIAAERFAQIDLTALLVYLVDIVDASALPSLAEQFHVQGLEGWLFAANEQEKRELIKQAIELHKYKGTPWAVRRVLEILSLPGTISEWFEYGGKAYFFKVEIKLINQGMDENLFNNLVDLIHEYKNVRSKLEALIVWIINQSAIPVIGSALYGGEITTVLPFQVLEVQQTKPIYFGTGQWSLEITSIYPE